From Desulfobacteraceae bacterium, one genomic window encodes:
- the nusB gene encoding transcription antitermination factor NusB: protein MISSRRKARELAMQTLFYLDMGGVAPETAVAMFCQNFNPSPKFMPFYKTLVEGVIHKKTEIDALIERFSSNWKLSRMSGVDRNVLRVAVYEMLFCDDIPPKVSINEAIDVGKKYGSEESGAFINGILDSIHLALKKQTPADAAGDKSQAAPSPEQETP, encoded by the coding sequence ATGATCAGCAGCCGACGCAAAGCCCGGGAACTGGCCATGCAGACCCTCTTCTACCTGGACATGGGCGGGGTGGCGCCGGAAACGGCGGTGGCCATGTTTTGTCAAAACTTCAACCCGTCGCCCAAGTTCATGCCGTTTTACAAGACCCTGGTGGAAGGGGTGATCCACAAGAAAACGGAGATCGACGCCCTGATCGAACGCTTCTCCAGCAACTGGAAACTCAGCCGGATGTCCGGCGTGGATCGCAATGTGCTGCGCGTGGCGGTCTACGAAATGCTCTTCTGCGACGACATCCCGCCGAAAGTATCCATCAACGAGGCCATCGACGTGGGGAAAAAATACGGCAGCGAGGAATCCGGCGCGTTTATCAACGGGATCCTCGACAGCATTCACCTGGCGCTGAAAAAGCAGACGCCGGCCGACGCGGCCGGGGATAAAAGCCAAGCGGCGCCCAGCCCGGAACAGGAAACGCCATGA